In one window of Photorhabdus laumondii subsp. laumondii DNA:
- a CDS encoding GNAT family acetyltransferase translates to MEIRVFRQDDFEEVITLWERCDLLNPGVDPEVDIERKLTHDPDLFLVAEVVGEVVGTIMGGYDGHRGSAYYLGVHPEFRGRGIANALIARLEKKLIARGCPKIVLIVPEDNDATIYMCEKLEYEDRHQESVIFSKRLIVDQEY, encoded by the coding sequence ATGGAAATTCGGGTATTTCGACAAGATGATTTTGAAGAAGTGATCACCTTATGGGAACGCTGCGATTTACTTAATCCTGGTGTTGACCCTGAAGTGGATATCGAGCGTAAATTGACGCATGATCCTGACCTGTTTTTAGTTGCGGAAGTGGTTGGTGAAGTGGTTGGGACGATTATGGGTGGTTATGATGGTCATCGTGGTTCAGCTTATTATTTAGGAGTTCATCCTGAATTTCGCGGTAGGGGAATTGCGAATGCATTAATTGCCCGGTTGGAGAAGAAATTGATTGCTCGTGGTTGCCCAAAAATAGTTCTTATTGTTCCTGAAGATAATGATGCCACTATCTATATGTGTGAAAAACTGGAATATGAAGATCGTCATCAAGAGAGCGTTATTTTCAGTAAGCGTTTGATTGTTGATCAGGAATATTGA
- a CDS encoding protealysin inhibitor emfourin, which translates to MNNKTLKLTTDSKITISLQGGFAATPGLNQDKTVNLESLSSHQQQLFLQAIEQDFSDSMPSAPYPDKDYYLLSIVNGNEEYHFTLPESDAPEIITQIWNTDKKGG; encoded by the coding sequence ATGAATAATAAAACGCTCAAACTCACAACTGATAGTAAAATCACAATTTCCCTACAAGGAGGATTTGCCGCTACACCTGGCCTTAACCAAGATAAGACAGTGAATTTAGAATCATTATCTTCACACCAACAACAGTTATTTCTTCAAGCCATAGAGCAAGACTTTTCCGATTCTATGCCATCAGCACCATATCCTGATAAAGATTATTATCTGCTCAGTATCGTCAATGGAAATGAAGAATACCACTTCACCCTTCCTGAGTCAGATGCACCGGAAATCATTACTCAGATATGGAACACCGACAAAAAGGGTGGTTAA
- the hemF gene encoding oxygen-dependent coproporphyrinogen oxidase, which yields MNTPNINQIKSFFLSLQDEICQQLEQIDGKEKFTEQCWQREEGGGGRSRIMKEGTIFEQAGANFSHVSGDMLPLSATAHRPELVGRHYQAMGVSLVIHPLNPYIPTSHANVRFFIAEKEGEAPVWWFGGGFDLTPYYGFKEDAIHWHTTARNICRPYGEDVYPKYKEWCDNYFYIKHRNEARGIGGLFYDDLNTPDFEHCFNFTQDIGKGFLSAYLPIVEKRKEILWGERERQFQLYRRGRYVEFNLVWDRGTLFGLQSGGRTESILMSMPPLARWEHDYHPEPESAEAALYTDFLPAKNWI from the coding sequence ATGAATACACCAAACATTAATCAGATTAAATCTTTTTTCCTTTCATTACAGGATGAAATTTGCCAACAACTGGAACAAATAGATGGTAAAGAGAAATTTACTGAGCAGTGCTGGCAACGAGAAGAAGGTGGCGGAGGCCGTAGTCGAATTATGAAAGAAGGCACGATATTTGAACAAGCAGGCGCTAATTTTTCTCATGTATCAGGAGATATGCTTCCTTTATCAGCAACAGCTCACCGCCCTGAACTGGTTGGTCGTCATTATCAGGCGATGGGCGTCTCCCTCGTTATTCATCCTTTGAATCCCTATATACCGACCAGCCATGCTAATGTTAGGTTCTTTATTGCAGAAAAAGAAGGTGAAGCGCCAGTATGGTGGTTCGGTGGGGGTTTTGATTTAACACCTTATTATGGTTTTAAGGAAGATGCTATTCATTGGCACACCACTGCCAGAAATATATGTCGACCCTATGGAGAAGATGTTTACCCAAAATATAAAGAATGGTGTGATAATTATTTCTATATTAAACATCGTAACGAAGCCCGCGGAATTGGTGGCTTATTCTATGACGACTTAAATACACCTGACTTTGAACATTGTTTTAATTTTACTCAAGATATAGGTAAAGGGTTCCTTTCTGCCTATCTACCTATTGTGGAAAAAAGAAAGGAGATATTATGGGGTGAACGTGAACGGCAATTTCAATTATATCGCCGTGGTCGCTATGTAGAATTTAACCTCGTTTGGGACAGAGGAACTTTATTTGGATTACAAAGTGGGGGACGAACAGAATCTATCTTAATGTCCATGCCACCATTAGCTCGCTGGGAACATGATTATCACCCTGAACCCGAATCTGCGGAAGCCGCTTTATATACCGACTTTCTACCCGCAAAAAACTGGATATGA
- the der gene encoding ribosome biogenesis GTPase Der → MIPVVALVGRPNVGKSTLFNRLTRTRDALVADFPGLTRDRKYGRAEVEGQEFIIIDTGGIDGTEDGVETHMAAQSLLAIEEADIVLFMVDARAGLMPADHAIAKHLRGREKATFLVANKTDGVDIDTAIAEFYSLGLGDIYSIAASHGRGVTQLIERVLLPFSGKGEEEVVELTEEEANAAYWAEQEQNEIEMVEEEEDFDPSTLPLKLAIVGKPNVGKSTLTNRILGEERVVVYDMPGTTRDSIYIPMERDGREYILIDTAGVRKRGKITETVEKFSVIKTLQAIEDANVVLLVIDAREGISDQDLSLLGFILNSGRSLVIAVNKWDGMSQEDKERVKEMLDYRLGFVDFARVHFISALHGSGVGNLFDSILEAYDCATRRVNTSLLTRIMHMAEEDHQPPMIRGRRVKMKYAHAGGYNPPIVVIHGNQVTDLPDSYKRYLMNYFRRSLKVMGTPIRIQFKEGANPYADKRNTLTPNQMRKRKRLMAHLKKR, encoded by the coding sequence ATGATACCTGTCGTCGCTCTGGTAGGGCGCCCAAATGTGGGTAAGTCCACATTATTTAACCGTTTAACCCGTACAAGAGATGCGCTGGTAGCGGATTTTCCAGGTCTGACTCGCGACCGTAAATATGGTCGAGCTGAGGTTGAAGGGCAGGAGTTTATCATCATTGATACCGGTGGTATCGATGGCACTGAAGATGGTGTGGAAACCCATATGGCAGCTCAATCTTTGTTGGCGATTGAAGAGGCCGATATTGTTCTGTTTATGGTAGATGCTCGTGCCGGGCTCATGCCAGCAGACCACGCGATAGCAAAACATCTACGTGGTCGTGAAAAAGCTACTTTTTTGGTCGCGAATAAAACTGACGGTGTTGATATTGATACCGCTATTGCTGAATTTTATTCCCTTGGATTGGGGGATATCTATTCTATCGCGGCTTCTCATGGTCGTGGTGTCACTCAACTTATCGAACGAGTACTGTTGCCTTTTTCCGGCAAAGGTGAAGAAGAAGTGGTTGAGTTGACTGAGGAAGAGGCCAACGCAGCTTATTGGGCAGAGCAGGAACAGAATGAAATTGAGATGGTAGAAGAGGAGGAGGATTTTGATCCATCAACTCTGCCATTGAAACTAGCCATTGTCGGTAAGCCAAATGTGGGCAAGTCTACGTTGACTAACCGTATCTTGGGTGAAGAAAGGGTTGTGGTTTACGATATGCCAGGCACTACCCGTGACAGTATTTATATTCCAATGGAGCGGGATGGCCGTGAATATATCCTTATTGATACCGCGGGGGTACGTAAGCGGGGTAAGATCACTGAAACAGTTGAAAAATTTTCAGTCATCAAAACCCTTCAAGCGATTGAAGATGCTAACGTTGTATTGCTGGTGATCGATGCGCGAGAAGGCATTTCCGATCAAGATTTGTCATTATTGGGTTTTATTCTTAATAGCGGGCGCTCATTGGTTATTGCGGTCAATAAATGGGATGGTATGTCACAGGAAGATAAAGAGCGTGTGAAAGAGATGCTGGATTATCGTCTTGGTTTTGTTGACTTTGCCAGAGTACATTTTATCTCTGCTCTACATGGTAGTGGGGTGGGAAATCTGTTTGACTCGATTCTTGAGGCTTATGATTGCGCCACTCGTCGTGTCAATACTTCACTGCTAACTCGTATCATGCATATGGCCGAAGAAGATCATCAACCGCCGATGATCCGTGGTCGCAGGGTGAAAATGAAATATGCTCATGCTGGTGGTTATAATCCGCCAATTGTTGTGATCCACGGTAATCAGGTAACCGATTTGCCTGATTCTTATAAGCGTTATCTGATGAACTATTTCCGCCGATCCCTAAAAGTGATGGGGACGCCCATTCGGATTCAATTTAAAGAAGGGGCGAATCCCTATGCTGACAAACGTAATACGTTGACACCAAATCAAATGCGTAAACGTAAACGTCTGATGGCGCATCTGAAAAAGCGTTAA
- a CDS encoding RpoE-regulated lipoprotein: MQKYTLTNMLSGLRFFIISGALLLAGCTGSSGFSWSDLSPISWFGSPLKISDQGVGEINALTAMNEEAIEKGLDGKYHLRSGMETKNGQLVTVFQAMDSDQLKIALFGQADGKVNRIEVLDEDIKTVWGTKVGMPFSALYSKAFDVCRNAVSESEKSAIVCVSPQSKHVSYLFTGNWNGPEGLIPSDDVLKNWKVERIIWKR; the protein is encoded by the coding sequence ATGCAGAAGTATACTTTAACTAACATGTTGTCAGGATTGCGTTTTTTCATAATAAGTGGTGCATTGTTGCTGGCCGGTTGTACGGGGTCATCGGGTTTTTCATGGTCGGATTTGTCTCCTATTAGCTGGTTTGGTAGCCCCTTAAAAATCTCAGATCAGGGGGTGGGGGAAATAAATGCTCTGACAGCAATGAATGAAGAGGCAATAGAAAAGGGGTTGGATGGAAAGTACCACTTACGCAGTGGTATGGAAACAAAAAATGGCCAATTGGTGACAGTATTTCAAGCAATGGATAGTGATCAATTGAAGATAGCGTTATTTGGTCAGGCTGATGGAAAAGTCAATCGCATTGAAGTGTTGGATGAAGATATTAAAACCGTCTGGGGAACAAAGGTCGGCATGCCATTTTCGGCACTTTATAGCAAAGCATTTGATGTTTGCCGAAATGCGGTGAGTGAATCAGAGAAGAGCGCGATTGTCTGCGTATCCCCACAGAGCAAACATGTCAGTTATCTGTTTACAGGTAATTGGAATGGCCCTGAAGGCTTGATTCCTTCTGATGATGTACTGAAAAACTGGAAAGTGGAACGTATCATTTGGAAGCGATAA
- a CDS encoding YgiW/YdeI family stress tolerance OB fold protein, whose amino-acid sequence MKKIFITTALITLFSMPSMAQASQTQFGGFSGPDSTQPPVQAVPQGGFIDQNARVSTTQQVKNMRDDSWVVLEGHIESRIHSDHFIFRDNAGIVEVEVDHKYWNGQTITPQDRVRLEGEVDKEWNGMTVDVKKVTKLN is encoded by the coding sequence ATGAAAAAAATATTTATAACCACTGCTTTGATTACTTTGTTCAGTATGCCGTCAATGGCTCAAGCCTCACAAACGCAATTTGGTGGTTTTTCTGGTCCCGATTCAACACAGCCTCCGGTCCAAGCAGTACCACAAGGTGGTTTTATCGATCAAAATGCGAGAGTTTCCACCACCCAACAAGTTAAAAATATGAGAGACGACAGTTGGGTCGTGCTGGAAGGGCATATTGAATCCCGTATCCACAGTGATCACTTCATATTCCGCGATAATGCCGGAATTGTTGAAGTTGAAGTTGATCATAAATACTGGAATGGTCAAACGATAACGCCTCAAGATAGAGTCCGCCTTGAAGGTGAAGTCGATAAAGAGTGGAATGGTATGACTGTTGATGTGAAAAAAGTCACCAAATTGAACTAA
- the prtS gene encoding metalloprotease PrtS, whose product MQIQNNNYRGLIPPYILQNIYNNDNKKKKVLMTLNHTKSLMLDTVINESSDDSDDDDKVTKTTIHRSIHDAENKRKLPGKLVRDEGDPDNGDKSVDNAYRYLEATYNFYKEVFNRNSLDDKGMKLIATVHYGEEYMNAFWGNGQMVFGDGDGKTFNDFTTSVDVIGHELSHGVIEKTADLVYFFQSGALNESIADVFGTLVKQHYLKQKAEEADWIIGSELLGKDVKGVGIRSMKNPGSAYDDKELGKDPQPGHMDDYKDLPIYRDNGGVHINSGIPNKAFYNLAIKLGGYAWERAGKIWYNTLLDKDLARDTNFVSFAKLTIKHARELFDEDVEKATIDSWTEVGVKVKEDKDDKDKNKDKTEE is encoded by the coding sequence ATGCAAATACAAAACAATAACTACAGAGGCTTAATACCGCCGTACATTCTTCAAAATATTTATAATAATGACAATAAAAAGAAGAAAGTATTAATGACATTAAATCATACTAAGAGTTTAATGTTGGACACTGTTATTAACGAATCATCCGATGATTCCGACGATGATGATAAAGTTACCAAAACAACTATACATCGTTCTATTCACGATGCAGAAAATAAACGCAAGTTGCCAGGAAAATTAGTACGAGATGAAGGAGACCCAGATAACGGAGATAAATCAGTTGATAACGCATATAGATATTTAGAAGCAACTTACAATTTCTATAAAGAAGTTTTCAACCGCAATTCATTAGATGATAAAGGAATGAAATTGATTGCCACCGTGCATTATGGCGAAGAATATATGAATGCATTCTGGGGCAACGGACAAATGGTATTTGGCGACGGAGATGGCAAAACCTTTAATGATTTCACAACCTCTGTCGATGTGATCGGCCATGAATTATCACATGGTGTTATTGAAAAAACCGCAGATTTGGTCTATTTCTTCCAGTCTGGCGCGTTGAATGAATCAATAGCGGATGTTTTTGGTACATTAGTAAAACAACATTATCTGAAACAAAAAGCTGAAGAAGCTGATTGGATTATAGGTAGTGAATTACTGGGCAAAGACGTTAAAGGCGTAGGGATTCGTTCAATGAAAAACCCAGGCAGTGCATATGATGATAAGGAGCTCGGTAAAGATCCACAGCCTGGTCATATGGATGATTATAAAGACTTGCCGATTTATAGAGACAATGGTGGAGTTCATATTAATTCGGGTATTCCTAATAAAGCCTTCTATAATCTGGCGATAAAATTAGGTGGATATGCCTGGGAAAGAGCAGGAAAAATATGGTACAACACCTTGTTGGATAAAGATCTTGCACGTGATACTAACTTCGTATCCTTCGCTAAATTAACAATTAAACATGCTCGTGAGTTATTTGATGAAGATGTTGAAAAAGCAACGATTGATAGCTGGACAGAAGTGGGCGTTAAAGTGAAGGAAGATAAAGACGATAAGGACAAAAATAAAGATAAAACTGAAGAGTAA